A stretch of the Glutamicibacter sp. JL.03c genome encodes the following:
- a CDS encoding TetR/AcrR family transcriptional regulator: MQLSAIQQVAVTCFAQRGFAATGIRELAAAVGLNSATLYHYVGGKEELLVGLIENCLDSMIAGAQRALSTSADPLRQLAMLVAFHVGFTASNPKTSRVADHEMRALAPENAARMQALRDAYERLFARTLEAGQAAGQLHAADLGIARLAIMEMGTGTSHWYRPTGRLTLPEVQLNFVTLVMRMLGVADEHPLDAGELPIPPSLASEPEPKD, encoded by the coding sequence ATGCAGCTCAGCGCAATCCAGCAGGTGGCCGTCACCTGCTTCGCCCAGCGCGGCTTCGCAGCCACCGGGATCCGCGAGCTTGCAGCCGCCGTGGGCCTGAACTCGGCAACCCTCTACCACTACGTCGGCGGCAAAGAGGAGCTTCTGGTCGGACTCATCGAAAACTGCTTGGATTCGATGATCGCAGGCGCCCAGCGGGCGCTGTCCACCAGCGCGGATCCGCTGCGCCAACTAGCGATGCTCGTGGCCTTCCACGTGGGCTTCACCGCCAGCAATCCGAAGACATCCCGGGTAGCCGATCACGAGATGCGCGCACTGGCACCGGAGAACGCAGCTCGCATGCAGGCCCTGCGCGATGCCTACGAACGGCTTTTCGCCAGGACCCTTGAAGCGGGCCAGGCGGCCGGGCAGCTCCACGCGGCGGATTTGGGCATCGCCCGCCTGGCCATCATGGAGATGGGCACCGGCACCTCGCACTGGTACCGGCCGACCGGGCGGCTGACCCTGCCCGAGGTCCAGCTGAACTTCGTCACCCTGGTGATGCGGATGCTCGGGGTCGCCGACGAGCATCCGCTGGATGCCGGCGAACTGCCGATCCCCCCGTCCCTTGCCAGCGAACCCGAACCTAAGGATTGA
- a CDS encoding MaoC family dehydratase encodes MSAQRIEQRGLYFDELVLGATYAHKPGRTLSEADNIAFTTMTMNTQGLHLDAAWAATQPFGKPLVNSLLTLSTMIGQSVAQLTEGTIIGQLGINDVRFPHPMFHGDTLYTETEITALRPSKSRPGQGLASMAHTGRNQHGQIVATATRTCLMWTRQAHEASRKAAGDE; translated from the coding sequence ATGAGCGCACAACGGATCGAACAACGTGGACTGTACTTTGACGAGCTGGTGCTCGGTGCCACCTACGCCCACAAGCCCGGGCGCACGCTGAGCGAAGCGGATAACATCGCCTTCACCACGATGACCATGAACACTCAGGGGCTGCACCTAGATGCCGCGTGGGCCGCCACCCAGCCCTTCGGCAAGCCGCTGGTCAACTCGCTGCTGACCCTGAGCACGATGATCGGCCAGTCGGTGGCCCAGCTGACCGAAGGAACGATCATCGGGCAACTGGGAATCAACGACGTGCGCTTCCCGCATCCGATGTTCCACGGCGACACCCTGTACACCGAAACCGAGATCACCGCCTTGCGGCCCTCGAAGTCCAGGCCCGGGCAGGGGCTGGCCTCGATGGCTCACACCGGACGCAACCAGCACGGCCAGATCGTTGCCACGGCCACCCGCACCTGCCTGATGTGGACCCGACAGGCCCATGAGGCATCCAGGAAGGCGGCCGGGGATGAATGA
- a CDS encoding carboxyl transferase domain-containing protein: MKTLSSRPDPAAFERNAAANAPLLAELQERLERAARGGSEKSRTRHVERGKLLPRERVDQLLDEGSPFLEIAPLAAEDLYEDASPGAGIIAGIGLVHGRHVLVIANDATVKGGTYFPMTVKKHLRAQDIALENQLPCIYLVDSGGAFLPMQDEVFPGRDHFGRIFYNQAQLSARKIPQLAAVLGSCTAGGAYVPAMSDETVIVRNQGTIFLGGPPLVKAAIGEVVTAEELGGGDLHARTSGVADHLAESDEHALMIIRDIVSTLPPNPAPAWQVEPQVAEPLYPGSELAGIVPVDVNAPYDVHEVIARLVDGSRFHEFKAEYGTTLVTGFAHLHGHQVGIIANNGVLFSESAMKGAHFIELCDQRGIPLLFLQNLAGFMVGRDYEADGIAKHGAKMVTAVATARVPKLTVIIGGSFGAGNYSMCGRAYGPRFLWMWPNARISVMGGAQASSVLATVKRDGIEAAGGTWSAEDEERFKTPIREQYETQGSPYYSTARLWDDGVIDPADTRRVLGLALEVCARTPLPETSFGLFRM, encoded by the coding sequence GTGAAGACGCTTTCTTCCCGCCCGGATCCCGCAGCATTCGAACGCAACGCCGCGGCCAACGCCCCGCTGCTGGCCGAGCTGCAGGAGCGCCTGGAGCGCGCGGCCCGCGGCGGTTCAGAAAAATCCCGCACCCGCCACGTTGAGCGCGGCAAGCTGCTTCCCCGCGAACGGGTCGACCAGCTGCTCGATGAAGGCTCGCCTTTCCTGGAGATCGCCCCGCTGGCTGCCGAAGACCTGTACGAGGATGCCAGCCCCGGCGCCGGAATCATTGCCGGCATCGGCCTGGTGCACGGCCGGCACGTGCTGGTCATCGCCAATGATGCCACCGTCAAGGGCGGAACGTATTTCCCCATGACCGTCAAGAAGCATCTGCGGGCGCAGGACATCGCCCTGGAGAACCAGCTGCCCTGCATCTACCTGGTCGACTCGGGCGGCGCGTTCCTGCCGATGCAGGACGAGGTCTTCCCGGGCCGCGACCACTTTGGCCGCATCTTCTACAACCAGGCACAGCTCTCCGCGCGCAAGATCCCGCAGCTGGCTGCGGTCCTGGGCTCGTGCACCGCGGGCGGCGCATACGTCCCGGCGATGAGCGACGAGACGGTGATCGTGCGCAACCAGGGCACCATCTTCCTGGGCGGCCCGCCGCTGGTCAAGGCGGCCATCGGCGAGGTCGTCACCGCGGAGGAGCTCGGCGGCGGCGACCTGCACGCCAGGACCTCGGGCGTAGCGGACCACCTGGCCGAAAGCGACGAGCATGCCCTGATGATCATCCGCGACATCGTCTCCACGCTGCCGCCGAACCCCGCCCCCGCGTGGCAGGTCGAACCCCAGGTGGCCGAACCGCTCTACCCGGGCAGCGAACTGGCCGGGATCGTTCCGGTCGACGTGAATGCCCCCTACGATGTGCACGAGGTCATCGCCCGGCTGGTGGACGGCAGCAGGTTCCACGAGTTCAAGGCCGAGTACGGCACCACCCTGGTCACCGGCTTCGCCCACCTCCATGGCCACCAGGTCGGGATCATCGCGAACAATGGGGTGCTGTTCTCCGAATCGGCGATGAAGGGGGCCCACTTCATCGAGCTTTGCGACCAGCGCGGCATCCCGCTGCTCTTCCTGCAGAACCTGGCAGGATTCATGGTGGGCCGGGACTACGAGGCCGACGGCATCGCCAAGCACGGCGCGAAAATGGTCACCGCGGTGGCCACCGCCCGGGTGCCGAAGCTGACCGTGATCATTGGCGGCTCCTTTGGCGCCGGCAACTATTCCATGTGCGGGCGCGCCTACGGCCCGCGATTCCTGTGGATGTGGCCGAATGCGCGCATTTCGGTCATGGGCGGAGCCCAAGCCTCCTCCGTGCTGGCCACGGTCAAGCGCGATGGCATTGAGGCCGCCGGCGGCACCTGGAGCGCCGAGGACGAGGAACGCTTCAAGACGCCGATCCGCGAGCAGTATGAGACCCAGGGCAGCCCGTACTATTCCACCGCCCGATTATGGGACGACGGAGTCATCGACCCTGCCGATACCCGCCGGGTGCTCGGATTGGCCCTGGAGGTCTGCGCCCGTACCCCACTGCCGGAGACCAGCTTCGGCCTGTTCCGGATGTAG
- a CDS encoding biotin carboxylase N-terminal domain-containing protein translates to MNTPLFDTVLVANRGEIAVRIIRTLRALGIKSVAVYSDADAGALHVSQADTAIRLGGAPAADSYLNIEAVITACQASGAQAVHPGYGFLSENVDFARALEAAGITFIGPPVHAINLMGDKIRSKNHVQAHQVPVVPGIAEPSLSDEQLLAAAAEVGYPLLIKPSAGGGGKGMFAVDAAEQLPEALASARRTALKAFGDDTLFLERLVRNPRHIEVQVLADAHGTTVHLGERECSLQRRHQKVIEEAPAPLFEHLERGAQIRERIGAAAVAAAQSVGYVGAGTVEFLVSDENPDEFFFMEMNTRLQVEHPVTEEVVRVRGQKLDLVDWQVRIAAGQRLDFAQDDLTLHGHAIEARLYAEDPSANFLPSVGRILEVREPDGVRVDSSLRSGLEISAHYDPMLAKLIAWAPDRAGALARLDRALEQNVVLGVLTNGEYLRLLLAEEDVVAGRLDTNLIERKMGEFTFRAPGPRELALAAHLHCQSLPASRTPWGARDGWRAGQHRPITQHFDDGRQVVETTLLPTPGGSLVTVSGEQFLVRAVDSGLEINAARSTTKQALAADGTWWFSESGWSAAVRKLRREEVLDQQLASRAQQSGAYCPDVLSPMPGTVISVQVSDGQQVVSGQLLAIVEAMKMEHQLLAPADGIVHLAALTPGDTVKAKQVIATVEAADPEAEEQPA, encoded by the coding sequence ATGAACACCCCACTCTTTGACACGGTCCTGGTGGCCAACCGCGGAGAAATCGCGGTGCGCATCATCCGCACCCTGCGCGCCCTGGGCATCAAATCGGTGGCCGTGTACTCCGATGCGGATGCCGGTGCCTTGCATGTCTCCCAGGCAGACACCGCCATCCGCCTCGGCGGAGCCCCAGCGGCCGACAGCTACCTGAATATCGAGGCGGTAATCACCGCCTGCCAGGCCAGTGGCGCCCAAGCGGTCCACCCGGGCTACGGCTTCCTCTCCGAGAATGTGGACTTCGCCCGTGCCCTGGAGGCTGCGGGGATCACCTTCATCGGCCCCCCGGTGCACGCCATCAACCTCATGGGCGACAAGATCCGCTCCAAGAACCACGTCCAGGCCCATCAGGTCCCCGTGGTTCCTGGCATCGCCGAACCCTCGCTCAGCGATGAGCAGCTGCTGGCCGCCGCGGCCGAGGTGGGCTACCCGCTGCTGATCAAGCCTTCGGCCGGTGGCGGCGGCAAGGGCATGTTCGCCGTGGACGCCGCCGAGCAGCTGCCCGAGGCGCTGGCCAGCGCCCGGCGCACCGCGCTGAAGGCTTTCGGCGATGACACGCTCTTCCTCGAGCGCCTGGTGCGCAACCCGCGGCATATCGAAGTGCAGGTCCTGGCCGACGCGCACGGTACCACGGTGCACCTGGGTGAACGCGAGTGCTCGCTGCAGCGGCGCCACCAGAAGGTCATCGAGGAGGCTCCCGCCCCGCTCTTCGAGCACCTGGAACGCGGTGCGCAGATCCGTGAGCGCATCGGTGCCGCCGCGGTGGCCGCCGCGCAATCGGTGGGTTATGTCGGTGCCGGAACCGTTGAATTCCTGGTCAGCGATGAGAACCCCGACGAATTCTTCTTCATGGAAATGAATACCCGGCTGCAGGTGGAGCACCCGGTCACCGAAGAAGTCGTGCGGGTGCGCGGGCAGAAGCTGGATCTGGTGGACTGGCAGGTGCGCATCGCCGCCGGCCAGCGGCTGGATTTCGCCCAGGATGATCTGACGCTGCACGGCCATGCCATCGAGGCCCGCCTGTATGCCGAAGACCCCTCGGCGAACTTCCTGCCCTCGGTGGGAAGGATCCTGGAGGTCAGGGAACCAGATGGCGTGCGAGTGGACAGCTCGCTGCGCAGCGGGCTGGAAATCAGCGCCCACTACGACCCGATGCTGGCCAAGCTGATCGCCTGGGCCCCGGATCGCGCCGGTGCCCTGGCACGGCTTGATCGCGCCCTCGAGCAGAACGTAGTGCTCGGGGTGCTGACCAATGGCGAGTACCTGCGCCTGCTGCTGGCCGAGGAGGATGTGGTGGCAGGAAGGCTGGATACCAACCTCATCGAACGCAAAATGGGCGAGTTCACCTTCCGCGCCCCTGGCCCACGTGAACTGGCTCTGGCCGCGCATCTCCACTGCCAGAGCCTTCCCGCCAGCCGCACGCCCTGGGGCGCGCGAGATGGGTGGCGGGCTGGGCAGCATCGGCCGATCACCCAGCATTTCGACGACGGCCGGCAGGTCGTGGAAACCACGTTGCTGCCCACCCCCGGGGGCAGCCTCGTCACGGTGTCCGGGGAGCAATTCCTCGTGAGAGCCGTGGATTCCGGTCTTGAAATCAACGCCGCGCGCAGCACCACGAAGCAGGCGCTGGCGGCCGATGGCACCTGGTGGTTCAGTGAATCCGGCTGGAGCGCCGCGGTGCGCAAGCTGCGCCGCGAAGAGGTCCTGGACCAACAGCTCGCCTCCCGGGCCCAGCAGTCAGGAGCCTACTGCCCTGATGTGCTCTCCCCGATGCCGGGAACCGTCATTTCGGTACAGGTCAGCGACGGCCAGCAGGTGGTGTCCGGGCAATTATTGGCCATCGTGGAAGCCATGAAGATGGAGCATCAACTTTTGGCACCGGCCGATGGAATCGTGCACCTGGCGGCGCTGACCCCGGGAGACACCGTCAAGGCCAAGCAGGTCATCGCCACCGTCGAAGCAGCAGATCCCGAAGCAGAGGAGCAACCGGCATGA
- a CDS encoding RNA polymerase sigma factor translates to MDSPRLTGLVGRSLEGDPEAFGELVTLLTPGLRQYCKTFFSSWHDAEDATQDAWIRAWQSLGSLRDRSVFKTWLFRLARNICLDRIRQRANDQQSVDDRVLEQTPVPDRELPENLALQRGEVDDAWAIINGLPSALRQTFVLIALQGMSYKEAALVTNVSESTVRGRLARARNAISEAVS, encoded by the coding sequence TTGGATTCACCCCGGTTGACCGGCTTGGTGGGCCGCTCCCTGGAGGGCGATCCCGAGGCCTTTGGCGAGCTCGTGACTTTGCTGACCCCGGGACTGCGCCAATACTGCAAGACGTTCTTCAGCAGCTGGCACGATGCCGAGGATGCGACACAGGATGCCTGGATCCGCGCCTGGCAATCCTTGGGCTCGCTGCGCGACCGTTCGGTTTTCAAGACCTGGCTCTTCCGGCTGGCACGAAATATTTGCCTCGACCGCATTCGCCAACGTGCGAATGACCAGCAATCCGTGGATGATAGGGTGCTGGAGCAAACCCCCGTTCCCGACAGGGAGCTGCCCGAGAACCTGGCCCTGCAGCGCGGAGAGGTTGACGATGCCTGGGCCATCATCAATGGATTGCCATCGGCACTGCGCCAGACATTCGTGCTGATTGCGCTCCAAGGCATGAGCTACAAGGAAGCGGCTCTGGTCACCAACGTTTCAGAATCGACTGTGCGAGGACGCCTTGCACGGGCACGCAATGCAATCAGCGAGGCTGTGTCATGA
- a CDS encoding DUF1269 domain-containing protein: MLFFVPLLGAAMGAALGALNGSLGDVGIDDSFIKETRDKIVPGTSALFVLSSRGVTGRVAEAFKGTDVELIHTNLSHDEEEWLRSEFEEGAPAEK; encoded by the coding sequence TTGCTGTTTTTCGTCCCGCTGCTGGGTGCGGCCATGGGTGCAGCGCTCGGTGCCCTCAATGGTTCGCTGGGCGACGTGGGCATCGATGACTCCTTCATCAAGGAAACGCGCGACAAGATCGTTCCCGGCACCTCCGCGCTATTCGTCTTGTCCTCCCGCGGCGTCACCGGCCGCGTGGCCGAGGCCTTCAAGGGGACCGACGTGGAATTGATCCACACGAACTTGAGCCATGATGAAGAGGAGTGGCTCCGTTCGGAGTTCGAAGAGGGAGCGCCGGCTGAGAAGTAG
- a CDS encoding DUF389 domain-containing protein, with product MTGEPRENSLPGDARAASRDSFFASIWNATDAAGLQRMRERLYLSEGLAAKNLSTFCVLLFLSAVIATAGVVADSTATVIGAMIVAPLMTPILGTALALTLANRKQIVHNIALVAAGSIGIICIAYLIGLVTPLDVTATTSS from the coding sequence ATGACTGGTGAACCCCGCGAGAACTCCCTTCCCGGTGATGCGCGCGCTGCCTCCCGCGATTCCTTCTTTGCCTCCATCTGGAATGCCACCGATGCCGCGGGCCTGCAGCGGATGCGCGAGCGCCTGTATCTCTCCGAGGGGCTGGCGGCCAAGAACCTTTCAACGTTCTGCGTGCTGCTGTTCTTGTCGGCCGTTATCGCGACCGCCGGAGTCGTGGCAGACTCGACGGCCACCGTCATCGGAGCCATGATCGTGGCGCCGCTGATGACCCCGATCCTTGGAACAGCGCTGGCGTTGACCCTGGCGAACCGCAAGCAGATTGTCCACAACATAGCGCTCGTGGCCGCCGGATCCATCGGAATCATCTGCATTGCGTACCTGATTGGGCTGGTAACCCCGCTGGATGTCACAGCCACGACAAGCTCATAG
- a CDS encoding helix-turn-helix domain-containing protein gives MTYPSAPVSGLGAWPREPDTALAQASALPSGATSSFVILSEAHAIDVSTEWEPHFHQAHELLWAHEGTLTAQIEGQIFTVSEGYGLWIPAGKLHGGRLTAHIKLFSAFFAVERTSAAFKDPTVITMEPLLEALLVYLSRTELGEKERARAESVVFDVLTPSANQLALRLPDDPRISAIADQLLADPADQRSLDQWAADSKVSARTITRAFRESTGLSFAQWRQAVKIHRALELLAGGEVVQDVSDLLGYAQPSTFIDAFRRIMGSTPGAFTSGNAHM, from the coding sequence ATGACCTACCCTTCTGCCCCAGTTTCTGGGCTCGGCGCCTGGCCGCGCGAACCAGACACTGCCTTGGCACAGGCTTCAGCCCTGCCCAGTGGCGCCACGTCGTCCTTTGTGATTCTGAGCGAAGCCCACGCCATAGACGTTTCCACGGAATGGGAACCTCACTTCCATCAAGCCCACGAGTTGCTATGGGCGCACGAAGGAACGTTGACTGCCCAAATCGAAGGCCAGATCTTCACCGTCTCCGAAGGGTACGGCCTGTGGATCCCGGCGGGAAAACTCCACGGCGGGCGGCTCACCGCGCACATCAAGCTTTTCAGCGCCTTCTTCGCCGTCGAACGAACGTCCGCTGCGTTCAAAGACCCCACGGTCATCACGATGGAGCCGCTGCTGGAGGCTTTGCTGGTCTACCTCTCCCGCACGGAACTCGGAGAAAAGGAAAGGGCGAGAGCCGAATCTGTCGTTTTTGACGTGCTCACGCCTTCTGCGAACCAGCTGGCGCTGCGCCTGCCAGATGATCCGCGGATCAGTGCCATCGCTGATCAATTATTGGCTGACCCGGCAGATCAGCGATCCCTCGATCAATGGGCCGCCGATAGCAAGGTGAGCGCCCGGACCATTACCCGCGCTTTCCGGGAATCCACCGGCCTGTCTTTCGCCCAGTGGCGTCAAGCGGTGAAAATCCACCGCGCCTTGGAGCTGCTGGCAGGTGGCGAGGTCGTCCAGGACGTCTCCGACCTGCTGGGTTATGCGCAACCGAGCACCTTTATCGATGCATTTCGCCGCATTATGGGATCTACTCCTGGCGCATTTACTAGTGGAAACGCACATATGTGA
- a CDS encoding GNAT family N-acetyltransferase, with translation MPRSWLELRPFLDTDAEFFAALASDQRVVRFIGYGQPWSQLEIDSCVEAALHHENLEHIGASRWFVATEADHRVGVVFSTRQDSSVEIGYWVSPEHWGRGIGGSMLDRALAITAELFGVATFSAGVAAGNTVSAHLLTTRGFVLESSSDELEQYVLNLPAR, from the coding sequence ATGCCCCGCTCCTGGCTTGAGCTGCGCCCATTTCTCGACACCGACGCAGAGTTTTTTGCCGCCTTGGCCTCGGACCAGCGAGTCGTGCGCTTCATTGGCTACGGGCAACCGTGGAGCCAACTGGAGATCGACTCGTGCGTCGAAGCGGCTCTTCACCACGAGAATCTGGAGCATATCGGCGCATCACGCTGGTTTGTGGCCACGGAAGCGGACCACCGGGTTGGCGTGGTCTTTTCAACTCGCCAGGACAGCAGCGTAGAAATCGGCTACTGGGTTTCCCCCGAGCACTGGGGACGCGGAATCGGCGGATCGATGCTCGACCGCGCGCTGGCGATAACGGCTGAGCTCTTCGGTGTCGCAACGTTCAGCGCGGGTGTCGCCGCGGGGAATACGGTCTCCGCGCACTTGCTGACCACACGGGGTTTTGTCCTCGAAAGCAGCAGTGACGAACTGGAGCAATACGTATTGAACCTGCCCGCGCGGTGA
- a CDS encoding ABC transporter ATP-binding protein, whose amino-acid sequence MTAATISATGSMKAENVVLRYGKHTVVENASISLSPGHVTALIGPNGSGKSTLLRSMARLHERAAGTITLTDSQGTSREISTLNGRDFAHEVTLFAQSHATPEGLAVADIVAFGRHPHRRGFAGLSAKDRAAIAWAMELTGTTDMSAKAAGELSGGELQRVWLAVCLAQQTNVVLLDEPTNHLDLKYQVETLDLVHDLAQHNALAIGIVLHDLNQAAALADSLVLMKHGRVYATGTPSEVLTAQNLTEVYEITVQVHADAATGALRVQPVSRHHQN is encoded by the coding sequence ATGACCGCAGCCACCATCAGTGCCACCGGCAGCATGAAAGCCGAAAATGTCGTACTGCGCTACGGCAAGCACACCGTTGTTGAGAACGCATCCATCAGCCTCTCCCCGGGACATGTCACCGCGCTCATCGGCCCCAACGGAAGCGGCAAATCCACCTTGCTGCGATCCATGGCCAGATTGCACGAGCGTGCCGCGGGAACGATCACGCTCACCGATTCCCAGGGGACGTCCCGCGAAATCAGCACCCTGAACGGGCGGGATTTCGCACATGAAGTCACGCTCTTCGCCCAATCCCATGCCACGCCGGAAGGCCTGGCGGTAGCCGACATCGTCGCTTTTGGCCGGCATCCGCACCGGCGCGGTTTCGCAGGGCTTTCCGCCAAAGACCGCGCAGCGATTGCCTGGGCCATGGAATTGACCGGAACCACGGACATGTCTGCCAAGGCCGCCGGAGAACTCTCCGGTGGCGAACTCCAACGGGTCTGGCTGGCAGTGTGCCTGGCGCAGCAAACCAACGTGGTGCTGCTGGATGAACCAACGAACCACCTGGATCTGAAATACCAGGTTGAGACCCTGGACCTGGTCCATGACCTCGCCCAGCACAACGCGCTGGCCATCGGCATTGTGCTGCATGACCTCAACCAGGCCGCGGCCCTGGCCGATTCCCTGGTCTTGATGAAGCACGGGCGCGTTTATGCAACCGGAACCCCGTCTGAAGTGCTCACCGCACAGAACCTCACGGAGGTCTACGAGATCACCGTGCAGGTGCACGCCGATGCCGCGACCGGAGCACTCCGTGTCCAGCCGGTCAGCCGCCACCATCAAAACTGA
- a CDS encoding HpcH/HpaI aldolase/citrate lyase family protein: MNEFMMGPAILFCPGDRPERFAKAADRADAVIIDLEDAVAQDQKEAARRALRESELHPARTIVRVNPVDSVHFAEDFNALKGTTYSTVMLPKAQSPEDCAQLADYSVVALCETAAGVANAAQIAAAPNVVALMWGAEDLIASLGGTSSRHGDGSYRQVARFARSHVLIHAAAQGKAAIDSVYLDIPDTDGLFLEAQDAKASGFAAKASIHPSQMQIIRRAYAPTAAEVELAERVLDEAKRHPGVFSLDGKMVDEPLLRQARATLARAAKLG; encoded by the coding sequence ATGAATGAGTTCATGATGGGCCCGGCCATCCTGTTCTGCCCGGGCGATCGGCCCGAGCGCTTCGCCAAGGCGGCCGACCGGGCCGACGCGGTGATCATCGACCTGGAAGATGCCGTCGCCCAAGACCAGAAAGAGGCCGCCCGCCGTGCCTTGCGCGAGAGCGAACTGCACCCCGCGCGCACGATCGTGCGCGTCAACCCGGTGGACTCCGTGCACTTCGCCGAGGACTTCAATGCGCTCAAGGGCACCACGTACTCCACCGTGATGCTGCCCAAGGCCCAATCCCCGGAAGACTGCGCCCAGCTGGCGGACTATTCGGTGGTGGCGCTGTGCGAAACAGCGGCCGGCGTCGCCAACGCGGCGCAAATTGCGGCGGCACCGAATGTGGTGGCCTTGATGTGGGGCGCCGAGGATCTGATTGCCTCGCTGGGCGGAACCTCATCACGCCATGGCGATGGAAGCTACCGGCAGGTGGCCCGCTTCGCCCGCTCCCACGTGCTGATCCACGCGGCCGCCCAGGGCAAGGCAGCCATTGATTCGGTCTATCTGGACATCCCGGATACCGACGGACTGTTCCTCGAAGCCCAGGACGCCAAGGCCTCCGGCTTCGCGGCCAAGGCATCAATCCACCCCAGCCAGATGCAGATCATCCGCCGCGCCTACGCACCGACCGCGGCAGAGGTGGAACTGGCCGAGCGCGTCCTGGATGAGGCCAAGCGCCATCCCGGCGTCTTCTCCCTGGACGGAAAGATGGTGGACGAACCGCTTCTGCGTCAAGCCCGTGCCACCTTGGCGCGCGCAGCGAAACTGGGGTAG
- a CDS encoding GNAT family N-acetyltransferase, which produces MSITPRRWSGPAEASLTSAKSFFASVRSVELDIRWADFDDPALSAFLAAHLADMAPQSPVESQHALALEALRRPGIRMWVAMLDGRIAGTCALADVAAEHEELKSMRTDPALRGRGVASRLLRHVLDDAGRRQLERVSLETGAAEFFAPARALYRKFGFARCRPFGAYAEDPHSVYMTRYLRETDRSGVPA; this is translated from the coding sequence TTGTCAATCACACCTAGGCGGTGGTCCGGCCCCGCGGAAGCGAGTTTAACGTCCGCGAAATCATTCTTTGCTAGCGTTCGATCCGTGGAACTTGATATCCGATGGGCAGATTTTGATGATCCCGCGCTGAGCGCATTCCTGGCGGCCCACCTGGCCGACATGGCACCGCAGTCTCCGGTTGAATCCCAGCACGCCCTGGCCCTCGAGGCACTGCGGCGGCCGGGGATCAGGATGTGGGTCGCGATGCTCGACGGGCGCATCGCCGGTACCTGTGCCCTGGCCGACGTCGCTGCGGAGCACGAGGAGCTCAAGAGCATGCGGACCGATCCGGCCTTGCGAGGGCGCGGCGTGGCGTCGAGGCTGCTGCGCCACGTGCTCGACGACGCTGGGAGGCGCCAGCTTGAGCGCGTGTCGCTGGAGACCGGGGCTGCGGAATTCTTCGCCCCGGCACGAGCGCTGTACCGGAAATTCGGCTTCGCCCGTTGCCGGCCGTTCGGAGCCTATGCCGAAGACCCTCACAGCGTCTACATGACGCGCTATCTGCGTGAAACGGACCGTTCCGGCGTCCCGGCCTGA